A window of Alkalicoccobacillus plakortidis contains these coding sequences:
- a CDS encoding A24 family peptidase, with protein sequence MLQFHDYVLVVLMLVALYTDIRYHKLPNWLTVSGVAFGLVYHLISGGIDGLIFSGIGFLVATGIFLLLYVFRVLSAGDVKLFAAFGAIAGTEVVLHLMMYSIVFGGVIGIIILLFTRTFLSRMTGGLFALIGSITSKDLSHLEDYKVNRSTRIPFMYAVAPAVFTAYYFLVFA encoded by the coding sequence TTGTTGCAATTTCATGATTATGTCTTAGTGGTTTTGATGTTGGTTGCTCTTTATACAGATATTCGTTATCACAAGTTGCCGAACTGGTTGACGGTAAGTGGCGTGGCGTTTGGGTTGGTGTATCATCTGATTTCTGGTGGCATCGATGGGTTGATCTTCTCTGGCATTGGATTTTTAGTGGCTACTGGTATTTTTCTTCTATTATATGTGTTTCGTGTGTTAAGTGCTGGTGATGTGAAGTTGTTCGCTGCGTTTGGGGCTATTGCTGGGACGGAGGTAGTGCTTCATCTCATGATGTATTCGATTGTATTCGGGGGCGTTATTGGCATCATTATTTTACTATTTACGAGAACCTTCCTTAGTCGAATGACTGGGGGGCTATTCGCATTAATTGGTTCCATTACATCTAAGGATTTGTCTCATCTAGAGGATTATAAGGTGAATCGTAGTACACGTATTCCGTTTATGTATGCGGTGGCGCCGGCTGTGTTCACTGCTTATTACTTTTTAGTGTTTGCTTAA
- a CDS encoding TadE/TadG family type IV pilus assembly protein, whose translation MKKWLRKAFHKFIISENGAVSIYAIMITLLLFIFNAVLIDYIRIMTAERKVDQAVKAAARSTMSSFDKSMMGSYGLFGFKGDEADIFEKVVREHLDTGEGDYFRFADTRLVDDSASVSFNEDMMVASKDTFEYQILEDMKYKAPLEIGSAILEGFLSVSNEMEEASNFVDVAAEVQKLIDDREEALEKVREEVTKAQEKSKTLETNFEGSSSRLFPEANSLAVLQTV comes from the coding sequence ATGAAAAAGTGGCTAAGAAAAGCATTCCATAAATTTATAATCAGTGAAAATGGAGCTGTCTCTATTTATGCCATCATGATTACGCTTCTCCTTTTTATTTTTAATGCGGTACTCATTGATTATATTCGAATCATGACAGCAGAACGTAAGGTAGATCAGGCGGTAAAAGCTGCAGCGAGATCCACTATGTCTAGCTTTGATAAATCAATGATGGGTAGCTATGGGTTATTCGGATTTAAAGGCGATGAAGCAGATATTTTTGAAAAAGTGGTCAGAGAACATTTAGATACCGGGGAAGGCGATTACTTTAGGTTTGCTGATACGCGGCTAGTGGATGATTCTGCAAGTGTAAGCTTTAACGAAGATATGATGGTAGCTTCTAAGGATACCTTTGAATATCAAATTCTTGAGGACATGAAATATAAGGCGCCATTAGAAATTGGATCAGCTATTCTTGAAGGTTTTTTATCGGTCTCTAATGAAATGGAAGAAGCATCTAACTTCGTTGACGTTGCAGCAGAGGTTCAAAAGTTAATTGATGATCGGGAAGAAGCACTTGAAAAAGTAAGAGAAGAAGTAACAAAAGCACAAGAAAAAAGTAAAACCTTAGAGACTAACTTTGAAGGAAGTAGCTCTAGACTTTTTCCTGAGGCTAATAGTCTTGCTGTATTGCAAACAGTATAA
- a CDS encoding DUF5702 domain-containing protein, translating to MAENQAVDASGAAEGLNGAIEALEELILEDEYFTNVEEPLDAAIYLTLTDRGGDALDKFLKEKLQEIQSGRLEQTLLSALHISTIDGKVEDFIKAKDFMEDVITATNNIPELKEEEGVEAKENEAKTEFNKAKKQIEEFTGLVVDFNNYAQLKERESRYIEFAENEIEQKELKTETKEDLADSSMNIVDLIFGSIGDVLINGRDRAYINEYIMMRFNHHKFTSRGLKAGGSTESEIEYILYGQPTPQLNVGAALGELYAFRFAVNFIEAFTDDFVRKSGKFILLFATAYALIETTRDFAEIMNDRPINFIDVGKGRDFMTGYGDYLRLFLFVHPNGNKMQRTLARIDQKTGNDLTKTATYIEGEVEASVELWFLPGVADMLGKTGILDGQMNGNEFRIRKKAIYSY from the coding sequence ATGGCTGAGAATCAAGCTGTTGATGCTTCAGGTGCTGCAGAAGGTTTGAATGGAGCGATTGAGGCTTTAGAGGAGTTAATCTTGGAAGACGAATATTTTACTAATGTAGAGGAACCGCTTGACGCTGCTATTTATCTAACTTTAACTGACCGAGGTGGAGATGCCTTAGATAAATTTTTAAAGGAAAAATTACAAGAAATCCAAAGTGGTAGATTAGAACAGACTTTATTGTCTGCTCTACATATCTCAACAATTGATGGGAAAGTTGAAGATTTTATCAAGGCTAAAGATTTCATGGAGGATGTCATTACTGCAACGAACAATATTCCCGAATTAAAAGAAGAAGAAGGGGTAGAGGCAAAAGAAAATGAAGCTAAAACTGAATTTAATAAAGCAAAAAAACAAATTGAGGAATTCACTGGGTTAGTTGTTGACTTTAATAATTATGCACAGTTAAAAGAAAGAGAAAGTAGATACATTGAATTTGCAGAGAACGAAATTGAACAAAAAGAGTTAAAAACAGAAACAAAAGAAGATCTAGCAGATAGTTCTATGAACATTGTAGATCTAATATTCGGGTCAATAGGTGATGTTTTAATTAACGGGAGAGACAGAGCTTATATTAATGAGTACATTATGATGCGCTTTAATCATCATAAGTTTACATCAAGAGGTTTAAAAGCTGGTGGGTCTACAGAATCAGAAATAGAATATATCCTTTATGGCCAACCCACTCCTCAATTAAATGTTGGTGCGGCGCTAGGTGAATTATATGCTTTCAGATTTGCTGTGAATTTTATTGAAGCATTTACAGATGATTTTGTAAGGAAATCAGGAAAATTCATTTTGTTATTTGCTACAGCGTATGCATTAATTGAAACGACGAGAGATTTCGCGGAAATTATGAATGACAGACCAATTAATTTTATTGATGTTGGTAAGGGTCGAGACTTTATGACTGGATATGGGGATTATTTAAGATTATTTCTTTTTGTTCATCCAAATGGTAACAAAATGCAAAGGACACTTGCTAGAATTGACCAAAAAACAGGAAATGATCTGACGAAAACTGCAACTTATATAGAAGGCGAGGTAGAAGCAAGTGTTGAATTATGGTTTCTACCTGGAGTAGCAGATATGTTAGGAAAAACAGGGATCTTAGATGGACAAATGAACGGAAATGAATTCAGGATTAGGAAAAAAGCAATATATTCATATTAA
- a CDS encoding TadE/TadG family type IV pilus assembly protein, producing the protein MIKNFIRDERGSLTLEAAMVMPFFLLFVVFLATIIRISVADMALKQAVSETTEIFATSAYPIAVASGAAETKANSKIEEYTNNKVQLGDVKTLLNFVFDSVGFDPTSYFQDAAESASTEVVKTKYKESNADLFFSGDNIQVEITDLPDPNSTTSLYLGMIATYELEITAPFVNKTIVLKEKAYERIWVGS; encoded by the coding sequence ATGATTAAAAATTTCATCCGTGATGAACGAGGTAGCTTAACTCTCGAAGCAGCTATGGTCATGCCATTCTTTTTATTATTTGTTGTTTTTCTTGCCACAATTATACGCATCTCGGTTGCTGATATGGCTTTAAAACAAGCAGTAAGTGAAACAACGGAGATCTTTGCTACTTCTGCTTACCCAATTGCAGTAGCTTCAGGGGCAGCAGAGACTAAAGCCAACTCCAAAATAGAAGAGTATACAAACAATAAGGTTCAATTAGGTGATGTTAAAACACTATTAAATTTTGTATTCGATTCCGTTGGTTTTGATCCAACTTCCTATTTTCAAGATGCAGCAGAGAGTGCATCTACTGAAGTAGTTAAAACAAAATATAAAGAATCAAATGCAGATTTGTTTTTTAGTGGGGATAATATTCAAGTAGAAATAACAGATTTGCCTGATCCAAACAGCACAACCTCTCTTTATTTAGGTATGATTGCAACGTATGAATTAGAAATTACAGCGCCTTTTGTGAATAAAACGATTGTGTTAAAAGAGAAGGCTTATGAACGAATTTGGGTAGGTTCATAG